In the genome of Novipirellula artificiosorum, one region contains:
- a CDS encoding DUF6798 domain-containing protein: protein MTLDKLTSGSNRSPSRRHTAIEVLMLMALFFVYAGDASPMVNEAHYLVKAKNFWQPDWCANDLFVASGKAHTTFYVLFGWPTRWLSLEATAWIGRMVGWLLIAIGLHRLTRRLIANPFASLAVAIVWIAAVEYGNLAGEWVIGGIEAKVPAYGFVLLAIADLVDRRWNRVWIWLGIASALHVLSGGWSVIAATLAWWLCERPCPDRRPFFTRYLFVGGAIALLGVVPAVWLTIGAEPAESAMAAKIYTYYRLSHHLLPSGLMPIWYLRHGLLFVLGVGLAWQTRGQQDDAKWNRMRGFAIGAMAIAMVGLLLGLLPMFDRDLAAKLLRYYWFRLTDAVVPLWVALLVVRSLCCFEMKTPRWKFSIAILLFAVGLFGFSSWRSIRLPVPPSASNRLLGWDSDAPPEVQQKAFRDWLSVCQWIRVATKTDAVFLTPRHQQTFKWYAERAEVANWKDVPQDAKSLIRWYERMHDVYPKRLGTIRVTIQYASLIKYREKYGVDFIVVDRRVVGDHSPLVRIYPIGDEVNDTYAVYELPYALP, encoded by the coding sequence ATGACGCTCGACAAGTTGACCAGCGGTTCCAACCGATCCCCCTCTCGACGGCATACGGCAATCGAAGTGCTGATGTTGATGGCGTTGTTTTTTGTTTACGCCGGCGATGCATCGCCGATGGTCAATGAGGCCCACTATCTGGTCAAGGCTAAAAACTTTTGGCAGCCTGATTGGTGCGCCAATGATCTATTTGTCGCATCAGGAAAAGCGCACACGACTTTTTACGTGTTGTTCGGTTGGCCGACGCGGTGGTTGTCTCTTGAAGCCACGGCGTGGATCGGCCGGATGGTGGGATGGCTGCTGATCGCGATTGGACTCCATCGCTTGACCCGTCGGTTGATTGCAAACCCGTTTGCATCGCTGGCGGTGGCCATCGTTTGGATTGCCGCCGTCGAGTATGGCAACTTGGCTGGCGAATGGGTGATTGGTGGAATCGAGGCGAAGGTGCCCGCCTATGGATTCGTCTTGCTGGCGATCGCTGATTTGGTTGACCGACGTTGGAATCGAGTCTGGATTTGGTTGGGGATTGCCTCGGCGCTGCACGTGCTCTCGGGGGGCTGGTCCGTCATTGCAGCGACCCTAGCATGGTGGCTTTGCGAAAGGCCCTGTCCCGATCGAAGGCCGTTCTTCACGCGTTACTTGTTTGTGGGTGGGGCGATTGCATTGCTGGGTGTTGTTCCAGCGGTCTGGTTGACGATAGGGGCCGAGCCAGCGGAATCGGCGATGGCGGCAAAGATCTACACCTACTATCGACTCAGCCATCACTTGTTGCCATCCGGCTTGATGCCGATTTGGTATCTGCGACATGGTTTGCTGTTCGTTTTAGGAGTCGGTTTGGCGTGGCAAACACGAGGCCAGCAGGATGACGCCAAGTGGAATCGGATGCGTGGGTTTGCGATAGGTGCCATGGCAATCGCAATGGTCGGTTTGTTGCTCGGCCTGCTGCCGATGTTCGACCGAGACTTGGCCGCCAAGCTTCTTCGTTACTACTGGTTCCGGCTGACCGATGCGGTTGTGCCGCTTTGGGTTGCACTCTTGGTCGTCCGCAGCCTTTGTTGCTTCGAAATGAAAACGCCGCGATGGAAGTTTAGCATTGCGATCCTCTTGTTTGCTGTTGGCTTATTCGGTTTCAGTAGTTGGCGATCGATTCGGTTGCCGGTTCCGCCGTCGGCAAGCAACCGGTTGCTCGGCTGGGATTCGGACGCGCCCCCCGAGGTTCAACAGAAAGCATTTCGCGATTGGTTGTCCGTGTGTCAGTGGATCCGAGTCGCAACCAAGACAGACGCGGTCTTCTTAACACCGAGACACCAGCAAACGTTCAAGTGGTATGCGGAACGAGCGGAAGTGGCGAATTGGAAAGACGTCCCACAAGACGCAAAAAGCTTGATTCGCTGGTACGAACGCATGCACGACGTTTATCCCAAGCGACTCGGGACGATTCGGGTGACCATCCAGTACGCGTCGCTGATCAAGTATCGCGAAAAGTATGGTGTTGATTTTATCGTCGTCGACCGCCGCGTTGTTGGTGATCATTCGCCCTTGGTGCGAATCTATCCCATCGGCGACGAAGTCAACGACACCTACGCGGTGTATGAATTGCCGTATGCATTGCCCTAG
- a CDS encoding DUF1501 domain-containing protein, which yields MESLTDPSNNPMNPFRLCNHQAHFSRRTLLGAGAGGLMMSQIASVLARADEKGVTDPKRPLSVILLWMEGGPSQLETFDPHPGTSIGGDVQAIATSAREIQIADTLPQVAEQMHLASLVRSVTSKEGDHQRAIYNIKTGYRPATTIVHPSIGAALCHSDPTASDIPRHISIVPGNSPGRGGYLGAAYDAFKIGDPASKVPDIRRRVDEGRYARRIDDLYDVVEREFRRGRLADLEKQRTLHTTATDAALQMMSSDQLDAFDVSSEPKEVLQGFGDSSFGRGCLAATRLIEAGARCVEVTLSGWDSHINNHSLQSSACEKLDPALASLLKRLKQRDRLDTTLVVCGGEFGRTPSINPGGGRDHWPHGFSTLLAGCGIRGGAVYGGTSPDPKLDSNDPTTDITNSVTVADLHATILSAIGVPYDEELYTNVGRPILRSEGKPIDAILTS from the coding sequence ATGGAATCATTAACGGACCCGAGCAACAACCCGATGAACCCTTTTCGTCTCTGCAATCACCAAGCCCATTTCTCTCGCCGTACGTTGTTGGGCGCCGGAGCCGGTGGGTTGATGATGTCGCAAATCGCGAGCGTCTTGGCCAGGGCGGACGAGAAGGGGGTCACCGATCCCAAGCGTCCTTTAAGTGTGATCCTGCTTTGGATGGAGGGCGGCCCTAGCCAATTGGAAACGTTTGATCCCCATCCCGGCACCTCGATCGGCGGCGACGTGCAAGCAATTGCAACCTCGGCCCGTGAAATCCAAATCGCAGACACGCTGCCTCAAGTCGCTGAGCAAATGCATCTTGCCTCCTTGGTTCGGAGCGTGACCAGCAAGGAAGGGGATCACCAACGAGCCATCTACAATATCAAGACCGGCTATCGGCCAGCCACGACGATCGTGCATCCTTCGATTGGCGCAGCATTGTGCCACAGCGACCCGACGGCGTCCGACATCCCACGCCATATCTCCATCGTCCCCGGCAATTCCCCCGGCCGTGGAGGTTACCTCGGCGCGGCATACGATGCGTTCAAGATTGGCGACCCCGCAAGCAAAGTACCCGACATTCGCCGACGTGTGGACGAAGGTCGTTATGCTCGCCGCATCGATGATCTCTATGACGTCGTCGAACGCGAGTTCCGCCGCGGTCGCTTAGCGGACTTAGAGAAGCAGCGAACGTTACATACCACCGCGACCGACGCAGCACTGCAGATGATGTCGAGTGACCAACTTGACGCATTTGACGTTTCCTCGGAGCCGAAAGAGGTGCTGCAAGGGTTCGGTGATTCATCGTTCGGCCGAGGTTGTTTGGCAGCGACGCGGTTGATCGAAGCTGGTGCTCGCTGCGTGGAAGTCACACTAAGCGGTTGGGATTCTCACATCAACAATCACTCGCTGCAATCGTCCGCATGCGAGAAACTCGATCCCGCATTAGCATCGTTGCTGAAACGACTCAAACAACGTGATCGGCTCGACACGACGCTCGTGGTTTGTGGCGGCGAATTCGGCCGCACGCCGTCGATCAATCCTGGCGGTGGTCGCGATCATTGGCCACATGGTTTTTCGACGTTGTTGGCTGGCTGTGGTATTCGCGGCGGCGCGGTCTACGGCGGCACCTCGCCCGACCCAAAACTCGATAGCAACGATCCAACTACCGACATCACCAACAGCGTGACCGTTGCCGATTTGCACGCGACCATTTTGTCAGCGATCGGTGTTCCCTACGACGAAGAACTGTACACCAACGTCGGCCGCCCTATCTTGCGCAGCGAAGGCAAACCGATCGATGCGATCCTGACCTCCTAA
- a CDS encoding DUF1553 domain-containing protein, with the protein MPRIKPVWTATLRWGWFVLLVLLAFGYLAAGLSQRSIQSTTESLPTVAPLGGLSAVENAIVQSWNDQGIAHAEVADWLTVCRRMSLGVVGSGLSLEEIRHLQSLPEAAREAAHLESLLKDSRFHYYWSERWARFLVGAEEGPFLVYRRRRFRIWLQEQFAQDRRYDEIVRRLVTAEGLWTDRPEVNFLTVTFDSNDGQPDPVRLAARTSRAFLGLRIDCLQCHDDFLGNVSLGDIESPREGMQTDFHQLAAFYSAAKTNGLQGVQENDADYHYQYLDETEEVAVEPAVPYSPELLPTEGSSRERLAAWITHPENRQAARAAVSHVWALLFGRSATESVDNLPLDETSPQPIEALTDEFLRSDYDLRHLIRLIVKSSAFRVSSRATFEITSDHEDRYAVFPLTRLRPEQVAACVIQSSRIKKIDRDSSLLTQIQKFGGMNDFVERYGDIGEDEFSNDSVTITQRLVMLNGDMLAESIGDNPIMNASTQIEMFAPDDKMAIETTYLCVLNRLPTEEEQAHFAERISGSDSRREAIEDLFWILLNSTELAWNH; encoded by the coding sequence ATGCCCCGCATCAAGCCCGTCTGGACTGCCACGCTACGTTGGGGATGGTTCGTTCTTTTGGTGCTCCTGGCGTTCGGTTACTTGGCGGCCGGGTTGTCCCAACGTTCCATCCAATCCACGACGGAGTCTTTACCGACGGTTGCCCCTCTCGGCGGGCTCTCGGCAGTCGAGAACGCGATCGTGCAGTCGTGGAACGATCAGGGAATCGCACATGCCGAGGTCGCCGACTGGTTGACCGTTTGCCGCCGCATGTCGCTTGGTGTCGTCGGCAGCGGTTTGTCGCTCGAAGAGATCCGCCACCTGCAATCACTCCCCGAAGCGGCCCGAGAAGCAGCCCATCTCGAATCGTTATTGAAGGATTCTCGTTTTCACTACTATTGGTCCGAACGTTGGGCGCGTTTTTTGGTAGGTGCCGAAGAAGGCCCGTTTTTGGTTTATCGTCGACGACGATTCCGGATTTGGTTGCAGGAACAATTCGCCCAAGACCGCCGGTATGATGAAATCGTTCGTCGCTTGGTCACTGCCGAAGGGCTGTGGACCGATCGACCCGAAGTCAATTTCCTGACCGTCACCTTCGACAGCAACGATGGACAACCCGATCCGGTTCGACTGGCGGCGCGAACGTCTCGGGCGTTCTTGGGGCTGCGGATCGACTGCTTGCAGTGCCATGATGACTTTCTTGGGAATGTCAGTCTTGGAGACATTGAATCGCCGCGAGAGGGGATGCAAACCGATTTCCACCAGCTTGCAGCTTTCTACAGTGCGGCGAAAACCAACGGCTTGCAGGGGGTCCAAGAGAATGATGCTGACTATCATTACCAGTACCTCGACGAAACCGAAGAAGTCGCGGTGGAGCCCGCGGTCCCGTATTCGCCTGAGCTGTTGCCGACCGAGGGCTCGAGCCGCGAACGGCTGGCCGCTTGGATCACACATCCCGAAAACCGCCAGGCGGCACGTGCGGCCGTCAGTCACGTCTGGGCGTTATTGTTTGGCCGAAGCGCCACCGAGTCGGTCGATAACTTGCCGCTCGACGAGACCTCGCCGCAGCCGATCGAAGCCTTGACCGACGAGTTCCTTCGGAGTGATTATGACCTGCGACATTTGATCCGTTTGATCGTCAAGTCATCGGCCTTTCGCGTGTCAAGCCGTGCAACCTTCGAAATCACATCCGATCATGAAGATCGCTACGCCGTTTTTCCGCTAACAAGATTACGCCCCGAACAGGTCGCCGCCTGTGTGATCCAAAGCTCGCGAATCAAGAAAATTGACCGCGACTCTTCGTTACTGACGCAGATCCAAAAGTTTGGTGGCATGAACGATTTCGTGGAGCGTTACGGAGATATCGGCGAAGATGAATTCAGCAACGACAGCGTCACGATCACGCAACGTTTGGTGATGCTCAATGGTGACATGTTGGCGGAGTCGATTGGCGACAACCCCATCATGAACGCATCGACGCAAATCGAGATGTTCGCTCCCGATGACAAAATGGCGATCGAAACCACTTACCTCTGCGTCCTCAACCGTCTCCCCACGGAAGAGGAACAAGCGCACTTTGCCGAGCGGATTTCCGGAAGCGACAGCCGCCGAGAAGCAATCGAAGATCTGTTCTGGATTCTCCTCAATAGCACGGAACTCGCATGGAATCATTAA
- the truB gene encoding tRNA pseudouridine(55) synthase TruB, producing MFGFLNCNKPAGMTSRDVVNIVANRIAPYKAGHAGTLDPLAEGVLVLGVGRASRLVSYVQDYEKQYAATFRLGVASASGDLEQELIEYPEDPVPTFEELTLAAQTLTGEIEQTPSAFSAIWVDGKRAYERVRNGETVEMPSRRVLIHALTLTRYEYPWMDLEIICGSGTYIRSLGVDLAATVNTHAVMSHLCRTRIGPFAISASVEALSLKNTPIQPWVQPATMGVEHLPKMQLDGTLMWRVGNGLCVDAETHPSVHPNQGGVVAAIAPDGRLHAILRGKTKQGNPAWYPEKVFHVES from the coding sequence GTGTTTGGCTTCCTGAACTGCAACAAACCCGCTGGCATGACCAGCCGGGACGTCGTCAATATCGTGGCAAACCGAATTGCGCCATATAAAGCCGGACATGCGGGGACGCTCGATCCGTTGGCCGAAGGGGTACTGGTGTTAGGCGTCGGCCGAGCCTCACGGCTGGTCTCGTACGTTCAGGATTACGAAAAACAATACGCGGCAACGTTTCGGCTCGGTGTTGCAAGTGCATCGGGGGACTTAGAACAAGAACTCATCGAATACCCAGAGGACCCGGTACCGACCTTTGAGGAACTCACCCTCGCGGCCCAGACACTGACGGGCGAAATCGAGCAGACGCCCTCGGCGTTTTCAGCCATCTGGGTCGATGGAAAACGCGCCTATGAGCGAGTTCGTAATGGTGAAACGGTCGAGATGCCCTCGCGACGAGTGCTGATCCATGCCCTGACCCTCACTCGCTATGAGTACCCTTGGATGGACTTGGAGATCATCTGCGGCAGCGGGACCTACATTCGCTCGCTCGGTGTCGACTTAGCTGCGACGGTGAACACCCACGCGGTGATGAGCCATTTGTGTCGCACGCGAATAGGACCCTTTGCGATTTCCGCTTCCGTTGAGGCACTCTCGTTAAAAAACACACCGATCCAACCCTGGGTTCAACCCGCGACGATGGGCGTCGAGCACTTGCCCAAGATGCAACTCGATGGCACCCTGATGTGGCGAGTCGGCAATGGGCTATGCGTTGACGCGGAAACCCATCCAAGTGTCCATCCAAATCAAGGAGGCGTCGTCGCTGCGATCGCACCCGATGGCCGGCTGCATGCCATCTTGCGTGGAAAAACGAAGCAAGGAAACCCGGCATGGTACCCCGAAAAGGTGTTCCACGTGGAATCATGA
- the mog gene encoding molybdopterin adenylyltransferase, with protein MSDIRIGIVTVSDRACRGEYEDRGGPAIHDYLGEVLSCSWDAVPRLVPDTIAEIQDCIVQLCDVEGCCLVITTGGTGPAKRDVTPEATEAVCDKILPGFGERMREVSLEKVPTAILSRQTAAIRGSSLIVNLPGKPSAIAECLDAVFPAIPYCIDLIDGPRLTTRPERMVAFRPQK; from the coding sequence ATGAGCGACATTCGAATTGGCATTGTCACCGTTTCCGACCGAGCCTGTCGCGGTGAGTATGAAGACCGAGGCGGCCCCGCGATCCATGATTATTTGGGCGAGGTGCTGTCCTGTTCCTGGGACGCGGTCCCACGTTTGGTCCCCGATACGATCGCCGAAATCCAGGACTGCATCGTCCAATTGTGTGACGTGGAAGGGTGTTGTTTGGTTATCACGACGGGCGGCACCGGACCTGCGAAACGAGACGTGACTCCCGAAGCGACCGAAGCGGTGTGCGACAAGATCCTGCCTGGTTTTGGCGAACGGATGAGAGAGGTGTCGCTCGAAAAGGTCCCCACTGCAATTCTGTCACGTCAAACTGCGGCCATTCGCGGATCAAGTCTGATCGTCAATCTACCCGGGAAACCCTCCGCAATCGCCGAATGTCTCGATGCCGTCTTCCCAGCGATCCCCTATTGTATCGATTTGATCGACGGGCCACGATTGACGACACGACCGGAACGCATGGTTGCGTTTCGCCCCCAGAAATAA
- a CDS encoding SGNH/GDSL hydrolase family protein, whose product MAARFVTDTADHTRPPPPDSTGHRSRRRLYLLVALFLMTLVGVLGYIEYFLSRPVGAGPAGPALDAIAFTQVWSDQRVQVIGVGDSITAGLGARSTSHTFFNRLLENPNDEFTDMKGVCLSEVLPHLTSENFAISGSESCTHAEVIADTIPVYPDAYGIVLMTTGGNDLIHSYGRSEPRECAMYSATLEQALPWIESFRTRLARMLDELTAKFPKGCEIYLGDIYDPTDGVGDAPSVFLPHWQDGLAIHSRYNDVITEVAAQRDHVHVVPLHQTFLGHGSHCRQFWRSTYDANDPHYWFYTNIEDPNDRGYDAIRRIFLKTIVEKTKL is encoded by the coding sequence TTGGCGGCCAGGTTTGTGACGGACACCGCTGACCACACCCGCCCTCCTCCGCCAGACTCAACCGGCCATCGTTCTCGCCGCCGGCTTTATCTGTTGGTGGCGTTGTTTCTCATGACACTGGTGGGCGTTCTCGGTTACATCGAGTACTTCCTGTCTCGGCCTGTCGGCGCTGGCCCCGCCGGTCCCGCGTTGGATGCCATCGCATTCACGCAGGTGTGGTCAGACCAACGAGTCCAAGTCATCGGCGTTGGAGATAGCATTACCGCTGGACTGGGTGCTCGATCGACCAGCCATACGTTCTTCAACCGTTTGCTCGAGAACCCGAACGATGAATTCACCGACATGAAGGGTGTCTGTTTATCCGAAGTGCTGCCCCATTTAACGTCGGAGAATTTTGCAATTTCAGGATCGGAATCCTGTACACACGCAGAAGTCATCGCCGATACCATCCCCGTTTATCCGGACGCCTACGGGATTGTTTTGATGACCACCGGGGGCAACGACTTGATTCACAGCTATGGCCGTAGCGAGCCACGCGAATGTGCGATGTACTCGGCAACGCTTGAACAGGCCCTTCCATGGATTGAGAGTTTCCGCACTCGATTGGCAAGAATGCTTGACGAGCTGACCGCCAAATTTCCGAAAGGCTGTGAGATCTATCTCGGCGACATCTACGATCCGACGGATGGCGTCGGAGATGCTCCGAGTGTCTTTTTGCCGCATTGGCAAGATGGACTGGCGATCCATTCAAGGTACAACGACGTCATTACCGAAGTCGCGGCACAGCGTGATCACGTCCACGTCGTGCCTCTGCATCAGACGTTCCTTGGCCATGGCTCCCATTGTCGCCAATTTTGGCGATCGACTTATGATGCGAACGATCCTCATTACTGGTTCTATACCAACATCGAAGACCCGAACGATCGCGGCTATGATGCGATCCGCCGAATCTTTTTAAAAACCATTGTCGAAAAGACCAAGCTATGA
- a CDS encoding response regulator, with protein MIVPNLLVIDDDSAFRNVVCEGLSRRGFEVEQACDGQEALDAIHSKQFHLALVDVHMPRVTGLELLSLLPETPHRPACVLMSAQLDEAIRREAERMKAYRVLSKPIRLAVLCDVVLSALTEVYDWRPGL; from the coding sequence ATGATTGTCCCCAATTTGCTAGTCATCGATGACGATTCGGCCTTTCGAAACGTCGTTTGCGAGGGATTGTCACGCCGAGGATTTGAAGTGGAACAGGCTTGCGACGGCCAAGAAGCCCTCGATGCGATCCACAGCAAGCAGTTCCACCTAGCGTTAGTCGATGTGCACATGCCTCGCGTGACCGGGCTTGAGCTGCTCAGCTTGCTGCCGGAAACCCCACATCGCCCGGCGTGCGTGTTGATGTCGGCGCAGCTGGACGAGGCGATCCGCCGTGAAGCCGAGCGAATGAAGGCGTACCGTGTGCTCAGTAAGCCGATCCGCTTGGCCGTGCTCTGCGATGTCGTCCTCTCCGCATTGACCGAAGTCTACGATTGGCGGCCAGGTTTGTGA
- a CDS encoding AAA family ATPase, which produces MGNVELAIVGKRKQLVLSLAAWLSGGHILLEDVPGVAKTMLARALARSVGCKFKRVQCTPDLLPSDVTGTSIFNQKTTQFEFRPGPVFTQILLADEINRATPRTQASLLEAMAEACVTVDGTTHPLSPPFLVIATQNPVDHEGTFPLPEAQLDRFMMRFTLGYPSMEEELRMLELLQDKHPVDKLKPVARAEELVQAQAEIKKVHVDPRVRQYLLQIVHQTRLHNDLALGGSPRATIALFRCSQAMAAIRGRSYVLPDDIKRIVAPVMNHRLIVRPESRLRKVTAERILEEIVSEIAVPTIEAG; this is translated from the coding sequence ATCGGCAATGTCGAGTTGGCAATCGTCGGTAAACGCAAGCAATTAGTCCTGTCGCTGGCCGCCTGGCTCAGTGGCGGACACATTCTGCTCGAGGATGTTCCGGGAGTCGCCAAGACGATGCTCGCCCGTGCATTGGCTCGGAGTGTCGGCTGTAAGTTCAAGCGTGTCCAATGTACCCCCGATTTGTTGCCATCCGATGTCACCGGGACCTCGATCTTTAACCAGAAGACGACTCAGTTCGAGTTCCGGCCCGGGCCGGTGTTCACGCAAATCTTGCTGGCCGACGAAATCAACCGAGCCACACCGCGAACTCAAGCTTCGTTGTTGGAGGCGATGGCGGAAGCTTGCGTCACGGTCGACGGAACGACGCATCCCCTGAGCCCCCCTTTTCTCGTGATCGCAACGCAGAACCCCGTTGACCACGAGGGGACCTTCCCGCTTCCCGAAGCACAACTGGACCGCTTCATGATGCGGTTCACCTTAGGGTACCCGTCGATGGAAGAAGAACTTCGGATGCTGGAGTTATTGCAAGACAAACACCCGGTCGACAAACTGAAACCGGTTGCTCGGGCCGAAGAGTTGGTCCAGGCTCAGGCGGAGATTAAAAAGGTTCATGTTGATCCCCGAGTGCGACAATACCTACTGCAAATCGTTCATCAAACACGACTTCACAACGATCTGGCGCTCGGTGGAAGTCCGCGTGCTACGATTGCATTGTTCCGTTGCTCGCAGGCGATGGCTGCCATTCGAGGCCGGTCTTATGTGCTGCCGGACGATATCAAACGGATCGTCGCACCGGTGATGAACCATCGGCTCATCGTCCGGCCAGAAAGTCGGCTGCGCAAAGTCACGGCCGAAAGGATCTTGGAAGAAATCGTCAGCGAAATTGCCGTGCCTACGATTGAAGCGGGCTAG
- a CDS encoding Gfo/Idh/MocA family protein, whose product MKNNDRRCFLKTSALTTAASFTAPAFLRGQDLNSRIRIAVVGMGGRANAHARSLIELEQEGKANIEFAGICDCDRSKLDAASRAWKEKAGHAITTYDDMRRVLDDDAIDAVTFATPNHWHSLGVIWACQAGKDSYVEKPGSHNISEGRKMVQAARQYDRIVQHGTQCRSSENIIEGIRKLHEGIIGDVYFARGIAYKIRGDLGKHAPRPVPNGLDWDAWCGPAKLAEYSNFQHRRWHWLWNFGNGEIGNQGVHQMDILRWGLKLDSHPSSVSSVGTNYMQQKVHNSSAETPGLLSTTMKWPNGQLIEFEVRDWYTNAEAGFRDKYPFVQKDFPVGAIFLGSEGTMIIPDYSSYYTFLGQDRKEGPSASVPGSPISDTPHFRNWIHALHSRNHGELSAEIEEGHKSSALCHLANIAYRVDRTVQFDNPTETFHNDDDANALLARPPRSPYVVPEQV is encoded by the coding sequence ATGAAGAACAACGATCGCCGCTGCTTTCTAAAAACGTCTGCTCTAACGACTGCGGCAAGCTTCACCGCCCCCGCCTTTCTTCGCGGACAAGACCTCAACAGCCGGATTCGGATTGCGGTCGTTGGCATGGGAGGCCGAGCCAACGCGCACGCACGAAGCTTGATTGAATTGGAGCAGGAAGGAAAAGCCAACATCGAGTTTGCAGGCATCTGTGATTGTGACCGATCGAAACTTGACGCGGCGTCGAGGGCTTGGAAAGAGAAGGCCGGTCACGCGATCACGACCTACGACGATATGCGGCGTGTGCTTGACGACGACGCGATCGATGCCGTCACGTTTGCGACACCGAATCATTGGCATTCGTTGGGCGTTATTTGGGCCTGCCAAGCAGGCAAGGACAGCTATGTCGAGAAACCCGGTTCGCACAACATTTCCGAAGGCCGGAAAATGGTCCAAGCCGCTCGCCAGTACGATCGGATTGTCCAGCACGGAACCCAATGCCGCTCCTCGGAAAACATCATCGAAGGCATCCGAAAGCTGCACGAAGGGATCATCGGCGACGTCTACTTTGCGCGCGGCATTGCTTACAAGATCCGTGGTGATCTGGGGAAACATGCCCCGCGACCGGTCCCCAATGGACTCGATTGGGACGCTTGGTGCGGGCCCGCGAAGCTCGCCGAGTACAGCAACTTTCAACATCGTCGATGGCATTGGCTTTGGAATTTCGGCAATGGCGAAATTGGCAATCAAGGCGTCCACCAAATGGACATTCTGCGTTGGGGACTGAAGTTGGATTCGCACCCCAGCAGTGTGTCGTCGGTGGGAACAAATTACATGCAGCAAAAGGTCCACAACAGCAGTGCCGAAACACCTGGGCTGTTGTCAACGACAATGAAGTGGCCCAATGGACAACTGATTGAATTTGAGGTTCGAGATTGGTACACCAACGCGGAAGCGGGATTTCGCGACAAGTACCCGTTCGTTCAAAAGGACTTCCCGGTCGGTGCCATCTTTTTGGGCAGCGAAGGAACGATGATCATCCCCGATTACAGCAGCTACTACACCTTCTTGGGCCAAGATCGCAAAGAAGGCCCCTCGGCATCGGTTCCCGGTAGCCCCATTTCAGACACACCGCACTTCCGGAACTGGATCCATGCGCTGCATTCACGCAACCACGGTGAATTGTCTGCCGAAATTGAAGAAGGGCACAAATCGTCGGCACTTTGCCATCTTGCAAACATTGCCTATCGCGTGGACCGTACGGTCCAATTTGACAATCCGACGGAAACCTTCCACAACGACGACGATGCCAACGCGTTGCTCGCTCGACCACCGAGGTCACCGTACGTGGTGCCCGAGCAGGTTTAA
- a CDS encoding zinc-dependent metalloprotease family protein produces the protein MFTKFLRSNQDSLRVAIGGSSFDWFGQSAGGFAYYGCFTNTVAKVVYVFIEGLPSGSPIWVADIASHEAGHGFGLSHQSTYDESGQLIDEYNPGVGYWDPIMGSRKSGIATWHNGPSENGATQLQDDMAILAGTTNGFGYRTDDHSDLLANATPMVSVGQNRTGQGIIETNDDIDTFSFTASIRCQA, from the coding sequence ATGTTCACCAAATTCTTGCGATCCAACCAAGACTCCCTGCGTGTAGCGATCGGAGGTTCCTCGTTCGATTGGTTCGGCCAAAGTGCGGGTGGCTTCGCGTATTACGGTTGCTTTACTAATACGGTTGCCAAGGTGGTTTATGTCTTTATTGAAGGCCTACCGAGTGGCAGCCCGATCTGGGTCGCGGATATTGCGTCTCATGAAGCAGGGCATGGTTTCGGTCTGTCGCACCAGAGCACTTATGACGAATCGGGACAGCTGATTGACGAATACAATCCCGGAGTTGGATACTGGGATCCAATCATGGGCTCAAGAAAGTCGGGTATAGCCACGTGGCACAATGGTCCGAGTGAAAACGGGGCGACTCAGCTTCAAGACGACATGGCCATCCTTGCGGGTACCACCAATGGATTTGGCTATCGCACGGACGACCACTCTGATCTGCTGGCCAACGCGACCCCAATGGTGTCGGTGGGACAAAATCGGACCGGCCAGGGGATCATTGAAACCAACGACGATATCGACACTTTCTCATTCACGGCAAGCATTCGTTGCCAAGCTTGA